The following coding sequences lie in one Lolium perenne isolate Kyuss_39 chromosome 2, Kyuss_2.0, whole genome shotgun sequence genomic window:
- the LOC127336363 gene encoding uncharacterized protein, which produces MGEMDLDDVVLSWSLPDITDHALYRDKIETIPCNFKSLDHYLGSYRVPLIEETRSDLCSCLELIREAPSSKILSMEVAGKSGSYLMDVDFWDNEAGFSTEAYAARNGDIFILSSMKPEAAEDLNRHGVTYCLAMVTEVSMDDEYQKGFRVKVTKDVGLEEDLNKLKHAIFLNNITTNMRIWKALTLDTHMNGNFTVIKSLLTPTNLVEDVCGICVKQDGGCLASFTEQLLSIKLNRSQMDAIESVISAVQCRHVNLMKLIWGPPGTGKTKTVSTLLWVLARLKCRTLTCAPTNVAVVGVCTRFLENLKAFNEDNGLPVSLGDILLFGSRSNMDMTDDLQDVFLDFRVDELVECFSSLSGWKYRIASVVSFFEDCASRYDLLLEDAGKIDPVCFLDFIKKEFHATAIALERCIMNLWVHLPGFCFSPDNVINISTLLNMLKKFGALLCDVELTDEGLRRGLGCLSTENSVCPQPISSIEKELDGARSTCLKLLKDLLHSLNLPTGVDKNWIQSYCLRNATLLFCTVSSSYRLHHMEIAPLDVLIVDEAAQVRECELVIPLRLHWVKHVVLVGDDCQLSSMVKSKVCKEVGFGTSLYGRLVMLKFEKHLLNIQYRMNPCISLFPNAQFYDKKILDGPNVLSSSYSKDYTCLPFGTYTFINVSDGREDKEGTGNSRRNMVEVAVVLHLIHTIFKSCRRTGQGLSIGVVSPYNAQVDAIKSRLGKKYDTCDGFHVRVKSIDGFQGEEDDIIILSTVRSNGRGVVGFLADNQRTNVALTRARHCLWIVGNAHTLYKSGTEWTDLVADAERRNCVFNATNDAAICKLILQVKQELDELDDLLNADSAVFSNTRWKVILSDEFRKSFTKLKSPQLRREVLQKLIRLGAGWRTTVKNLDIPGVSHLAKVYKVRDLYLVWSTDVEKTERRYFQIIRIWDLLSQQNLARTIQRLENLFSMYTDDCLDHCRRVQTLGKLEVPVVWDVEHDIIRYRKDCKVDAQEEHGIVDTSHAMENSKVSESFLLMKFYSLSSGVAKHLLTATDGSEIDIPFELTDEERVIIQFPFTSFILGRSGTGKTTVLTMKLIQKEQQSLIASQGLNFDGADLSVPLRNGEESFVKQVFITVSPKLCSAIKNHICKLKRFGAGDVSDQASILHMHDIMDDLQEFTEIPDNFCDLPHEHYPLTITYRKFLMMLDGTRRTSFFDAFYGEMKSSIERGHTKSRAVQTFIELKEVTYEKFATFYWPRFNADLTKKFDASTVFTEIISHIKDAYQASRPYTGKLGRQDYVMLSDKRFSSLNSEKRDRIYDLFLEYEGMKCSAREFDLSDFVNSLHSSLLSEGYSGDMVDFVYIDEVQDLTMTQIALLKYVCRNIKEGFLFAGDTAQTIARGIDFRFEDIRSLFYTAFLAENEAFNQGPKHGKKVHLSDMFQLSQNFRTHCGILRMAHSIMSLLYFFFPSSVDKLNPETGLVYGEAPVLLESDNDENAIMTIFGESKSKHGNLHGFGAEQVILVRDDATRKQIIDLVGKQALVLTIVECKGLEFQDVLLYNFFGSSPLRNKWRVLYGYMKDKDIIAHSEEISHPDFDRSKHCLLCSELKQLYVAITRTRQRLWICENTDDYCRPMFDYWKKLCLVEVRLLDSSLIQAMQKGSSSDDWRLRGTKLFNEGQFEMATMCFEKAGDPYREKWARAAGLVSTADRVISSNLELGKASLQTASEIYESIGMHEKAAMCYIKLGDCKRAGMVYMQKCGNSRLEDAGDCFARAECWPEAAEVYFKAKCYTKCFSMCSKGKRLFNLGLQFMQQLEEEHSLENSKSLEVSAVRKKYLDNCAQHYFEHGDIKQMMPFVKAFSSMDHVRTFLNSRNLVDELMSLEMEMGNFLEAAAIAKHKGDVLLEVDMLEKADLYEEATRLLLLHIVVDSLWSSNGRGWPPRRYTEKEQLLARAKEMAEKVSESFYSFVCLEADALSDANKSLAHLTCTLLEGRKCTILLVELIASRLILDIHLQSRASGYNLELGPESEDENSCIDLLACNQISPQTLLYIWNHWKSIIIKVLSHLRHTDDPELKNHGNLSAKYFGLRKDGDADRYLVLNMNSSWISNAGRNSLQQDGNRCLLDASQCHSCAQYFWMNELSTVGLSVLKKLESIVQIPPKPASSYSLVKTILFINEIAKFLEEPEFSLPKSSMKLRSFFVLCERRFFELVFLVWRDGTSRSLLRLLDSPAAYGLIADSLGANLRPTNKNLTYGHLGRITMLVLHAARLDNALVSRLLKYLDNSSEWAEFFRSLKKFLDSGLDRSSLIMNYRVALDFTFNVKWKDEVDYISPMCFVGLMECLGFLASSYLLQKDFICCTKSLLLNMLECRTSKVYLDSSVLSDSSPDAELERLALSSGRFIYQTILGILMNKQSLQEWVQKTSTTSSSSSYKPVLLRLVITLYPLILTLSLGSCYEVTNNLLRCEVFKDLPLEFSQKIVHALQMRNRTPGNFIKVLADALAAIGDDMVIIGSPKGQTICRNVDAYMISKADISDVPKVMALLRPEEPSSAKQETPLPEKSDGNNVTSGKIPKAVRGNTMESTCEIDLSDENTPFWEKFENFQVNKQVQKDARIVLQFLRSALPWLEQTGFHAHLLEEVRHVCSEFEERSARKEKIASPTLQNLYSVWLDGENKLQAIIRFLHSQKASMKEGERSNGAAAVVQSHTDGGHRQAECSDDEDDNEGVAGAASTSTKTTQKQKSKKKSKKAKGRGRK; this is translated from the exons ATGGGGGAGATGGATTTGGACGACGTCGTGCTCTCCTGGTCGCTCCCCGACATCACCGACCACGCCCTCTACAGGGACAAG ATTGAGACTATTCCCTGCAACTTCAAGTCACTTGATCACTATCTCGGATCGTATCGTGTGCCTCTGATTGAGGAAACAAGGTCAGATCTATGCTCATGCCTTGAACTCATCAGGGAAGCACCCTCCTCAAAAATACTTTCCATGGAGGTTGCGGGGAAATCTGGTTCATACTTAATGGATGTGGACTTCTGGGACAATGAGGCTGGTTTTTCTACTGAGGCTTATGCTGCAAGGAATGGTGACATATTTATCTTGTCTAGCATGAAGCCTGAAGCTGCAGAGGACTTAAACCGCCATGGTGTCACATATTGCTTGGCAATGGTTACTGAGGTTTCTATGGATGATGAATACCAGAAGGGCTTCAGAGTCAAAGTTACAAAGGATGTTGGTTTGGAAGAAGACTTGAATAAACTCAAGCATGCAATATTTCTCAATAATATCACGACAAACATGCGAATATGGAAAGCACTCACCTTAGATACACACATGAACGGCAATTTCACAGTAATCAAGTCGCTCTTAACCCCAACAAATTTG GTTGAGGATGTGTGTGGTATCTGTGTCAAACAGGATGGAGGCTGTTTGGCTTCTTTCACAGAGCAACTACTGTCGATTAAGCTTAACCGATCACAAATGGATGCTATTGAATCTGTTATCTCAGCTGTACAATGTAGGCATGTGAACCTCATGAAGCTTATTTGGGGTCCACCAGGTACTGGAAAGACCAAGACCGTTAGCACTCTGCTGTGGGTTTTGGCGCGTTTGAAATGCAGAACTCTTACCTGTGCTCCCACAAATGTTGCTGTTGTTGGTGTTTGCACTCGTTTCCTTGAAAACTTGAAGGCTTTCAATGAGGACAATGGTCTACCTGTTTCTCTCGGAGATATCTTGCTATTTGGAAGCAGGTCTAACATGGACATGACTGACGATCTTCAGgatgttttcttggattttcGTGTCGATGAACTTGTGGAATGCTTTTCATCATTGTCTGGATGGAAGTACAGAATAGCTTCAGTGGTATCCTTTTTTGAAGACTGTGCTTCACGGTATGATTTGCTTCTTGAGGATGCTGGCAAAATTGACCCAGTGTGCTTTCTGGACTTCATAAAGAAGGAATTTCATGCGACAGCAATAGCTCTTGAAAGATGCATAATGAATTTGTGGGTTCACCTTCCTGGATTTTGCTTTTCTCCTGATAATGTCATAAATATATCTACATTGCTTAATATGCTGAAAAAATTTGGTGCTCTCCTGTGCGACGTAGAATTGACCGATGAGGGCTTGAGAAGGGGCCTTGGTTGTCTGTCAACTGAAAACTCTGTTTGTCCACAGCCTATATCTTCTATTGAGAAGGAACTGGATGGAGCAAGGTCTACATGCCTTAAATTGCTTAAAGATCTGCTACACTCACTTAATTTACCCACTGGAGTAGACAAAAACTGGATCCAGAGCTACTGCCTACGTAATGCAACACTTCTTTTCTGTACTGTCTCTAGCTCGTATCGGTTACATCACATGGAGATTGCACCCCTTGATGTATTAATTGTTGACGAGGCTGCTCAAGTGCGGGAGTGTGAATTGGTGATCCCACTACGTCTGCATTGGGTGAAGCATGTTGTTTTGGTAGGAGATGACTGTCAGCTGAGCTCAATGGTTAAAAGCAAA GTATGCAAAGAAGTTGGATTTGGGACAAGTCTTTATGGGAGATTGGTTATGCTAAAATTTGAAAAACATTTGTTGAATATACAGTATCGCATGAATCCTTGTATCAGCTTATTTCCAAATGCTCAGTTTTATGATAAGAAGATTTTGGATGGTCCCAATGTCCTGTCTTCTAGTTATAGTAAGGATTACACATGCCTCCCTTTTGGCACCTACACGTTTATAAATGTCAGTGATGGAAGGGAAGACAAAGAGGGCACAGGAAACAGTCGGAGAAACATGGTTGAAGTTGCTGTCGTTTTGCACCTAATCCATACCATCTTTAAAT CTTGTAGAAGGACAGGCCAAGGGCTCAGCATCGGCGTGGTCTCTCCATATAATGCTCAAGTTGATGCAATTAAAAGTCGACTTGGCAAAAAATACGATACATGTGATGGCTTTCATGTGCGGGTGAAGTCCATTGATGGTTTCCaaggagaagaggatgatataataaTACTATCAACTGTTAGATCCAATGGGAGAGGAGTTGTTGGATTTCTTGCTGATAACCAAAGAACAAATGTTGCTCTTACTAGAGCAAG GCACTGTCTTTGGATTGTTGGGAATGCTCATACACTGTATAAAAGTGGAACCGAATGGACAGATCTTGTTGCTGATGCAGAGAGACGTAATTGTGTTTTCAATGCAACTAATGACGCAGCCATCTGTAAGTTGATTCTGCAAGTAAAGCAAGAGCTTGATGAACTTGATGATCTTCTTAATGCCGACTCAGCGGTATTCAGCAATACTAGATGGAAG GTCATTCTTAGTGACGAGTTCAGAAAGTCTTTCACCAAACTAAAATCACCACAGCTCAGGAGGGAAGTACTCCAAAAACTTATCAGACTTGGGGCTGGTTGGAGGACAACAGTTAAGAACCTTGATATACCAGGTGTTTCTCATCTCGCAAAAGTATATAAAGTCAGAGACCTGTATCTTGTTTGGAGTACTGACGTGGAAAAAACCGAAAGAAGGTATTTCCAGATAATAAGAATTTGGGACCTACTATCGCAGCAAAATCTTGCAAGAACTATTCAACGTCTCGAGAATCTGTTCTCCATGTACACGGATGATTGCCTGGATCACTGCAGGAGAGTTCAGACACTGGG GAAATTGGAGGTTCCTGTGGTTTGGGATGTTGAGCATGATATTATTCGCTATAGAAAAGATTGTAAAGTTGATGCTCAGGAAGAGCATGGTATCGTGGATACATCACATGCCATGGAGAATTCAAAAGTTAGCGAAAGCTTCTTGCTGATGAAGTTCTACTCTTTATCATCTGGGGTGGCAAAGCATTTGTTGACAGCTACTGATGGGTCTGAAATTGACATCCCTTTTGAACTAACTGATGAAGAGCGTGTAATAATCCAATTTCCTTTCACAAGTTTTATACTTGGGAGGTCGGGCACCGGAAAAACCACTGTATTGACAATGAAATTGATTCAAAAAGAGCAACAGTCATTGATTGCATCCCAAGGTCTAAATTTTGATGGAGCTGATTTATCTGTGCCACTGAGGAATGGAGAAGAAAGTTTTGTGAAACAAGTGTTCATCACTGTAAGCCCAAAGTTATGTTCAGCCATAAAAAATCACATCTGCAAGCTTAAAAG ATTTGGCGCTGGCGATGTCTCTGATCAGGCTAGCATTCTTCACATGCATGACATCATGGATGACCTGCAAGAGTTTACAGAAATTCCTGACAATTTTTGTGATCTACCTCATGAGCACTATCCTCTTACTATAACATATCGCAAGTTCTTGATGATGCTTGATGGAACACGTCGGACATCATTTTTTGATGCGTTTTATGGTGAAATGAAGTCTAGTATTGAGAGAGGCCATACAAAATCTCGTGCAGTGCAAACTTTTATTGAATTGAAGGAAGTTACCTATGAGAAATTTGCTACTTTCTACTGGCCTCGTTTTAATGCAGACCTCACCAAGAAATTTGATGCGTCCACTGTCTTCACTGAAATAATTTCTCATATAAAAGATGCATATCAAGCAAGCAGGCCTTATACTGGCAAACTGGGAAGACAAGATTATGTGATGCTCTCAGATAAAAGATTTTCATCTTTAAACAGTGAGAAAAGAGATAGAATTTACGATTTATTCCTTGAATATGAGGGTATGAAATGCAGTGCCAGGGAGTTTGATTTGTCAGATTTTGTCAATAGTCTTCACAGTAGCCTTTTATCCGAGGGCTACAGTGGAGATATGGTTGATTTTGTTTACATAGATGAGGTACAGGATCTCACCATGACACAGATAGCACTTCTTAAGTATGTCTGCAGAAACATCAAGGAAGGCTTCCTTTTTGCTGGCGACACTGCACAGACTATAGCAAGGGGTATCGATTTCAGGTTTGAGGATATCCGTTCACTTTTTTATACTGCATTCCTGGCAGAAAATGAAGCTTTTAATCAAGGACCTAAACATGGAAAGAAAGTCCATCTCTCTGATATGTTCCAACTGTCTCAAAATTTCCGcacacattgtggtatcctccgcaTGGCACATAGTATCATGAGCCTTCTGTACTTCTTTTTCCCATCAAGTGTTGACAAGCTTAATCCAGAGACTGGACTTGTATATGGAGAAGCTCCTGTGCTTCTGGAGTCTGATAATGATGAAAATGCGATTATGACTATTTTTGGAGAAAGCAAAAGTAAACATGGTAACCTGCATGGGTTTGGTGCTGAGCAAGTCATATTGGTTCGTGATGATGCTACCAGAAAACAAATCATTGATCTTGTTGGTAAACAAGCTCTTGTGTTGACTATTGTTGAATGTAAGGGCCTTGAGTTTCAG GATGTGCTGTTGTACAACTTTTTTGGTTCGTCGCCATTAAGAAACAAATGGAGAGTTTTGTATGGCTACatgaaagataaagatattataGCACACTCCGAGGAGATCTCTCATCCGGATTTTGACAGAAGCAAGCATTGTCTTCTCTGTTCAGAGCTAAAGCAACTCTATGTTGCAATCACGCGCACTAGGCAAAGACTGTGGATATGTGAAAATACAGACGATTATTGTCGACCAATGTTTGACTACTGGAAGAAGCTCTGCCTTGTGGAAGTTAGATTACTTGATTCTTCCCTCATTCAGGCAATGCAGAAAGGGAGCAGCAGTGATGATTGGAGGTTACGGGGAACCAAG TTATTTAATGAAGGACAATTCGAGATGGCTACTATGTGTTTCGAAAAGGCTGGTGATCCATACAGAGAGAAGTGGGCAAGAGCTGCCGGACTTGTATCAACTGCTGACCGTGTCATCTCCTCAAATTTGGAGTTGGGCAAGGCTTCACTGCAAACAGCATCAGAGATCTACGAGTCCATAGGCATGCATGAGAAAGCTGCTATGTGCTATATCAAATTAGGTGACTGCAAAAGAGCAG GTATGGTCTATATGCAAAAGTGTGGTAATtctagacttgaggatgctggtgACTGTTTTGCTAGAGCTGAATGCTGGCCGGAGGCAGCTGAAGTGTACTTCAAAGCTAAATGTTACACCAAGTGTTTCTCCATGTGCTCGAAAGGAAAACGGTTATTCAATCTGGGCTTGCAGTTTATGCAACAGTTGGAAGAGGAACATTCTCTTGAGAATTCAAAATCCTTGGAGGTTTCTGCAGTTAGAAAGAAGTATCTGGATAACTGTGCTCAACATTATTTTGAGCATGGTGACATAAAGCAGATGATGCCTTTTGTTAAAGCTTTCAGCTCTATGGATCATGTACGAACATTCCTTAACTCTAGGAATCTTGTTGATGAACTAATGAGCTTAGAGATGGAAATGGGTAATTTTCTAGAAGCTGCAGCTATAGCAAAGCATAAAGGAGATGTCTTACTTGAGGTAGACATGCTCGAGAAGGCAGACTTATATGAGGAAGCAACAAGGCTTCTCCTCCTCCATATTGTTGTAGACTCCCTGTGGTCTTCAAATGGTAGAGGGTGGCCGCCCAGAAGATATACAGAGAAGGAACAGTTGCTCGCAAGAGCCAAAGAGATGGCCGAGAAGGTCTCTGAGAGCTTCTACTCTTTTGTTTGCCTGGAAGCTGATGCACTGTCAGATGCGAATAAGTCTCTTGCACATTTAACTTGCACTTTGCTTGAGGGCAGAAAGTGTACAATCTTGTTAGTTGAACTTATTGCTTCCCGTTTGATTCTTGATATTCATCTCCAGTCTCGAGCCTCTGGATACAATTTGGAATTAGGCCCAGAATCTGAAGATGAAAATAGCTGTATTGATTTGCTGGCTTGCAACCAGATATCACCCCAAACTCTGTTGTATATCTGGAATCACTGGAAGTCGATCATAATTAAAGTACTGTCTCATCTTCGCCACACTGATGATCCAGAATTAAAAAATCATGGAAATCTCTCGGCCAAGTACTTCGGGTTGAGAAAAGATGGCGATGCTGACCGATATTTGGTGCTTAACATGAACTCGAGTTGGATTTCTAATGCTGGAAGAAATTCTTTGCAGCAAGATGGCAACCGATGTTTATTGGATGCTTCCCAGTGTCATTCATGTGCACAGTATTTCTGGATGAATGAGCTCTCTACTGTTGGTTTGAGTGTACTTAAGAAGTTGGAGTCcattgttcaaattcctccaaAGCCGGCATCTTCGTATTCCCTGGTGAAAACTATCCTTTTTATAAATGAGATAGCAAAGTTTTTGGAAGAACCAGAGTTCAGTCTGCCAAAAAGTTCCATGAAGTTAAGAAGCTTTTTTGTTCTCTGTGAGCGTCGCTTCTTTGAGTTAGTTTTTCTTGTGTGGAGAGATGGAACATCGAGGAGCCTATTGCGTTTACTCGACTCACCAGCAGCATATGGTTTGATTGCTGATTCCCTTGGTGCAAATCTTCGGCCAACAAATAAAAATTTGACTTATGGGCATTTAGGGAGAATTACCATGCTTGTGCTCCATGCAGCACGATTGGACAATGCACTAGTTTCAAGACTACTAAAGTACCTGGACAATAGTTCTGAGTGGGCTGAATTTTTCCGTTCTTTGAAGAAATTCCTTGACAGTGGTCTTGATAGATCCTCCTTGATCATGAACTATAGGGTTGCTCTTGATTTTACCTTCAATGTGAAGTGGAAGGATGAAGTAGACTACATATCCCCAATGTGCTTTGTGGGTCTTATGGAGTGCCTCGGTTTCTTGGCTTCATCATATTTACTACAGAAGGATTTTATATGCTGCACGAAATCTTTGTTGCTCAATATGCTGGAATGCCGTACCAGCAAGGTCTACCTTGACAGCTCCGTGCTATCCGATTCCAGCCCAGATGCCGAACTTGAGCGTTTGGCATTGTCATCAGGGCGTTTCATATATCAGACAATTCTGGGCATCTTGATGAACAAGCAGAGTCTCCAGGAATGGGTACAGAAGACTTCAACAACGTCTTCTAGTAGTTCGTACAAACCAGTCCTCCTGAGACTAGTTATCACACTTTATCCACTGATCCTTACCCTTTCTCTGGGTAGTTGCTATGAGGTCACAAATAACCTTCTGAGGTGTGAAGTCTTCAAGGATTTACCTTTGGAGTTCTCTCAGAAGATTGTACATGCTTTGCAAATGAGGAATCGCACACCAGGCAACTTCATAAAAGTGCTTGCTGATGCACTTGCCGCAATCGGAGATGATATGGTGATTATCGGTTCACCCAAAGGCCAAACAATCTGTCGAAATGTAGATGCTTATATGATTAGCAAGGCGGATATATCTGATGTTCCCAAGGTAATGGCTCTTCTGCGTCCTGAAGAACCAAGCTCTGCAAAGCAAGAGACTCCATTGCCAGAAAAATCTGATGGCAACAATGTTACTTCTGGAAAGATTCCTAAGGCTGTACGAGGTAATACTATGGAGAGCACATGTGAAATAGATTTAAGTGACGAGAATACTCCTTTCTGGGAGAAGTTTGAGAATTTTCAAGTCAATAAGCAAGTCCAG AAAGATGCAAGGATTGTTCTTCAATTCCTTAGAAGCGCCCTTCCATGGCTGGAGCAAACAGGCTTTCATGCACATCTGCTGGAAGAGGTCAGGCACGTCTGTAGTGAGTTTGAGGAACGTTCTGCCAG GAAGGAGAAAATAGCCTCTCCGACTCTTCAGAATCTGTACTCAGTATGGCTTGATGGCGAGAACAAGCTGCAAGCGATCATCAGGTTTCTGCATTCTCAAAAGGCATCCATGAAAGAAGGTGAAAGGAGCAATGGTGCTGCAGCAGTTGTCCAGTCGCACACTGACGGAGGGCACAGACAGGCTGAATGTTCAGACGATGAAGATGACAACGAAGGAGTGGCTGGGGCTGCCTCAACCTCGACAAAGACGACACAGAAGCAGAAGAGCAAGAAGAAATCCAAAAAGGCTAAGGGCCGTGGCAGGAAGTGA